CTCAGTCTCTACAATGATATTAATTCTGGTGGGTAGGTTTAGTAGTCAAACCAAAGCCAAAGGGAAAGAGAGGGTCATAATGTGGATCACCGACATTCATTGGAAGCTGGTCAACGGTCTTGAACCATGTCCTTGCGAGCTTGCCAGTGAACCCGTAGTCACCAAACAAGACATCAGCAACACCTTGGCCCTCGGTCCCCGGAAGCCAAGCAGCTACAAGTGCATCAATCGACGAGACAAATGGCTGTACAACAACCGGCCGACCAGAGATGACAACAACAACACATTTCACAGACCCACAAACATTGTAAATAGTATTGGGACCCGGCTCTGATATTGTAAGATTCAGGCTGTCACCATATGTTTCTGCGTACGGCGGTTCTCCCACAACCACAATGGCATAAGAGAATTCGCCAGATTTAACAAACCCTGCATCCGGGTTCTCACTGTATACAACTTGAGTACTTGAATCAACTGTATTTTTGACAGCCTGGAGGATAGTCGTACCTGTTTGAGAAGATTGTGTTCAGTCAAATCATAAGGGATAAGTGCATAAGGGATTCAACAAGGATTAAACAAAGCCCAACTATCTATTTTGAAATTAACAAACCCCTTAAGTTAGGAGTAGTTAATAAATAATGGCAAATTTAGAGGCAACACCACAACTTAAATGCTTTTCTGGGTCATTTTATTTGTCAacctatttatgtttttaattgtttCAAGTGTAAAGTCTAAAAACGTACCAGTTGTGAGATCGTTGCCACCAAGACCCTGCCATGTAATGGTCCAGCCTCCACACTGATAGCCCAAGTTATCGGCATGAGTGCCAGCAACTAGTATCTTAGTTGCTTTCTTTGGAAGGGGTAACAATGGCTTATCGGCAGACTCACCATTCTTCAGTAGGACGAGACTTTTCCTCACAGCTTCCCTTGCCAACTCCCGATGTTCCTATTCAAAGCATGCTGCCATTTAGTaaaactatgttttttttttttcaccaaTATGCTACCCAACATTCTGCATTGCAGATATGACTCTTTGATCCCATAAATAAGGATAATCGAAGGGCATACAAGTCCTATTATAACAACAGAATGGATTCAACATACCTGACTCCCGAGTTGGTTGACCAGGCTGTTATCAGCCATTGGATTCTCAAAGAGACCCAtcacaaatttaaccctcaagaTTCGCTTTACAGCATCATCAATCCGGCTCATTGGAATGATATTGTTTTTAACCTGATAGGTTAGGTCATCAATAAATTCTGTGAAGTTATAAGGAACCATGACCTGCACGACACCAGAGATTTCTTTAGAAGACGAGAGAAGCTCAACTTGTCAAAGTACCATATGCAAAATAAAGATTGGTACTCCGATAGACTCAAAAAGTTTGAATAGCCTGACATATATAGTACTAAATATGGACTGACCATATCAATCCCGGCACCAACTCCAGCTTCTACAGAATATGAGTAGTTAGCATGTGGAGGAGAGGTAATCCTATCAAGACCCTGCCAATCTGATATAACGAAACCCTGAAATACACCCAAAGAAACAAGTCAAAACCAAATGGTTTATACTGATTGTAGTCAGTGGAGATAAGTTTTTAGTTTATGTTACCCTGAACTTAAGCTTGTTTTTCAAGAAGTCGGTCACAAGATCATGATTAGCATGCATCTTTTTTCCATTCCAGCTAGAATAGGATGTCATAATTGTTGCAACGCCCTTTGCAATAGAGTTAAAATATGCAGGCATGTGGATGCTGAGTAATCCGTTCCAGCTAATAACAGTATTGTTCTCGTTTATGCCTTTTGTTGTACCTCCATCTGCCACATAATGCTTAGCACAGGCTGCCACCTTGTTcctagaaaaagaaattaattgaTGATGGGAAACTCAATACTTTCTAATTCAACCAATTAAGTTATTACAATCTGAAAATGTACATTAGGAGAACCTATAAATCTTCATAACTAAGAGCAGATGACTCAATCTGATCTATCTAATAGGGTATGATACAGAAGAGTTTGGTGGACCTATTACTTTGCTTCATTATTCAAGTCTTGTTTTATATTTAGATGACTAAGTGACCCACAATGAAAGCCTGCCACATGATTACACCTAACGATGTCCAAAAGATTTAAGACAAATTTGGGACACTTGTAGTTTGGGAAATTCTCATCACAAGTAAAGTTAGTAACGCTAGCCTTTTAAGTGGTTGGTTTATAGTAAAGACTCTTACTTTCCAGCAACAAAGGGAACACCCTTTTTAGAATGGACAGGGAGGCCTCCTTGTAAACCAGTTATAATCTCAGTCATCATTTGAACAATCTTATGATCCTCACTGTAGCTTTCATAGCATCGACCCCACCTTGGGTCCCTGCAAACCTGTAGTAAAAGCAAACAAAAGAAATTAGTACACATGGTGCATGCTTTAAAATATATCGGCATTCAAGCATGTTCTAATGTTTAATTACCGCGATGCATGGAGCAAAAGCATATGGGATTCCTGTAGCTCTAACTTCGAGCGCAGTTGCTTCACCAATCCTCTTGACAAGGTTAGGATCCCTGCGGGGAAAAAAATCACCATTGCTCAACATTTCATCCACTAAATTTAGTTCCAATTAGACCGATGCGGGTTGAAAGTGAATCTTGAACTCTTAGCCACTTCATAATAAGACAAAAGATGAAAGTCTATATCTAAGGCAAAATGTAAAACCTTGAATAATTGATAAAGAAAAAATTCAATGATCATTTTTGCCTTATGATATAAGACTTGCCTAGTCACTCCAAGACCAATATTATGAGGAAAAATGGTGGCTTTGTACACATTGTTGTGACCATGAACTGCATCAATCCCGTATATCATTGGAATTCCAAGACGGGTGGATAAAGATGCCTTTTGTATCGTATTCACCATCTCAATCCAAGTTTCAGGAGTAGCTTTTTGAGCTGGCACACTCCCTCCACCACTCAGAACACTTCCTGCACAAACCATGAAACCACCTCCAATTACCACATAACTCATTTTCCTAAAAAGACAGCATTAAGCATGACAACCATTTGCataaataaacataataaaataaaacgaaaGAGTTAGCATATTCAATGAAATTAATATTTGGCAGCTAGGGTATGAATCCACAGGTAAATGAAACTAAATAAACAAAATCATAGAGGATTGTGCATCAAACATACACTCTTGGAAGAAA
This window of the Gossypium hirsutum isolate 1008001.06 chromosome A09, Gossypium_hirsutum_v2.1, whole genome shotgun sequence genome carries:
- the LOC107943250 gene encoding beta-glucosidase BoGH3B, which produces MAKFSIPKLGFLLLCCLAALTEATYMKYKDPKQPLGVRIKDLMRRMTLAEKIGQMTQIERTVATPDAMKNYFIGSVLSGGGSVPAQKATPETWIEMVNTIQKASLSTRLGIPMIYGIDAVHGHNNVYKATIFPHNIGLGVTRDPNLVKRIGEATALEVRATGIPYAFAPCIAVCRDPRWGRCYESYSEDHKIVQMMTEIITGLQGGLPVHSKKGVPFVAGKNKVAACAKHYVADGGTTKGINENNTVISWNGLLSIHMPAYFNSIAKGVATIMTSYSSWNGKKMHANHDLVTDFLKNKLKFRGFVISDWQGLDRITSPPHANYSYSVEAGVGAGIDMVMVPYNFTEFIDDLTYQVKNNIIPMSRIDDAVKRILRVKFVMGLFENPMADNSLVNQLGSQEHRELAREAVRKSLVLLKNGESADKPLLPLPKKATKILVAGTHADNLGYQCGGWTITWQGLGGNDLTTGTTILQAVKNTVDSSTQVVYSENPDAGFVKSGEFSYAIVVVGEPPYAETYGDSLNLTISEPGPNTIYNVCGSVKCVVVVISGRPVVVQPFVSSIDALVAAWLPGTEGQGVADVLFGDYGFTGKLARTWFKTVDQLPMNVGDPHYDPLFPFGFGLTTKPTHQN